The following is a genomic window from Lysinibacillus sp. JNUCC-52.
CTTACAAATGCATACAAAAAAGGCGCGAAAGTGGCTCGTAGTAATGTCTTTATTGATATGGTTAACGCTGAAATGGGTGTTGGGGATTGGCAGACATTTAACGTTGAATTAGTGGAGGTGGTTTAAGGATGGTTAAATATTATTATGACAAGTTTACGACAATAAACACGACCATATACAACAATGATGCGCCGTGGGATTTCGAGTCAAACGACGGACTTATGCAGTATTCGACTAATTTCAAAAACTTCACACATGACTCGTTGACTAATGTTTACGAACTTGCAGGCGAGCGGATAGGCGCTAAACAAATCGCAGTGGGTGACCTTAGCTACTATACCTATAACGGGGCGCTGTATCGTTACACAGCTAAAAAAGGCGGGTATTCAGAAGATAGGCTTGAGTGCACGGTACACAAAAAGGTGCCATCAAAAAACACGACTAGTACAGCCTACTCAAAAGGCGCCCTAATACAAAGCAATATTCCAGCAGAGGAAGGGACCTACCCGGCAAACGGACGTCATACCGATGGGTATTGGTATGTGAAAGGAGCAAAGGTAAATACAGCCCCGACACAACCAGGAGCATTTTCATACCCGATAGGGACATTAGAAGTTGGCGATTCCAAAGTGTTCACTGTAGGAGCATCAACAGACGCAGAAAGCAATTTATTAAAATACATTTGGGAAGTGTCTATAAATGATGCTGCTTATTCGAAAGCAGGAGAAACAACCACTCCAAGCTTTACGTACACAATACCAACGGCAACAAGTTTGAAAATGCGTCTCAAAGCGGTTGATTCCGCAGGATTAGAAAGTGCATATCGAGAAAGTAGTTTGTACACAGTATCAAAGCCGAAATATTACTTTACGAAATATAATACAATAACTAACTCTCTATATACTCCAGTTGTTAGTTCTCTTATTAATAAAACAACGTTATCTAATGGTTACGGAATAGCTAATGTTTTTAATGTGTTATTAGGAGCAAACTATGGTATTACAGATGGACAAATATTTTATGAAGTGCAAGCTCTTAGCAATGGCTCATTACAATTATTAAATTCAGCTAACGGTTCAATGACCCATCTGCTTTACTATTTTGATATTAAAAAGTTCGACTTCTATTGTACTTATAATGGCTCAGTCTATAAGGTAAATATGGAAACCCCTGAAGGTCGAGAAGGATATTACAATGTCAATCTTTATCGAGTAACTAGCCAGCTATACTCGACTAATTATAGTAAAGGTTCGCTTGTACAGAGTGGAATCGCTGTTGATGAGGGAACATACCCTATTAATGGTAGACATACCGATGGCTTTTGGTATGAAAGAGGTAGCCGAGTTAATCAATCAATCACTCCACCAGCACCATTTACATCACCGATACAGGGGAAAAAATTCAAACCTAATGAAGTTGCTAATATCACATTTGGAGCCTCACACGCGCCTAACCTATCACTTTATGAAGTAGATTACCGATATAATAGCATAGGCACATGGACACAGTTAGCTTACAACAACACGCTCACTCGTAGTTTTACAACTACGACAGATAAGGCACTTAAAACCTTAGAATTACGTGTGCGAGCAAAAAATACAAGTAATGTATATTCTGATTATGTATACTCTGAACCATTTGAAATAGAACATAACGTTGCGCCAACAATAACCTTAACTGGTCCTGGGGATAACACAACACTATATGAAAATGACACATTAAATATTGCTGGTACAGCTTTTGATGCTGATGCAGATCAATCAGTTACAGTTTACTATCAAATTAACAGCGAAGCTCGTAAGATACTAGCAACAAACCTAAGCCAAATACAAATCTCATTATCTAAACAGATAACCTTTAAAGGTGGCAAAATTTACGATGGAGAAACAGCACTTACAGGAACACTTGCTGATGGTGTAGCACACACATTAAAAGTATGGGCGGAGGACAGCGAAAAAGCGTTATCTGCCATTGTTGAACGTACATTCTATGTTGTACCGAACCGAGCCCCTTTACTATCTGTAGATGCTGTTGTACCTTCTGGCGTAGTCGATGCGGACAAGTTTAAAATCAGTGGTACAGCCACTGATCAGGACGCTAATTCTACGCTTAAAGTAACTAGCCGCATTAATGCTGGAAATGCTGTTGAAATTTACAGTGGTTCGGATAGAGCTTGGGAATTTGATTTAGCACTTTCGCAGCTTGTAGTTGGTCAAAATACGATTGTGATTGAGGTAATTGATAACTACGGAGCAAAGACTAGCAAGACTGTAACACTTAATAAAAAAGAATTGAAAACACCAATTTTGCAATCCGTCGCTCGGTATAAAATTGAGCCACCTAAGGGATCTGCAAAGGGTGTTTTATTATTTATACAGCGTGATGAGGCATTGGATATAAAAGTTGAGCTATCAATGACTGCTAGTGATGAGCAAGAACAGTATGAAACTTTAACGCCCGTAAACACAGCACCGGTTCAACAAGGTTTAGTGGAGGATACATTTGAATATGAGGGGTTAGAAGCAAAGCAAAATATTATTCTTAAAATTACGTCATCACGTACAGATTTAGCATTAAATCATAAAATACATCTAATTTCAGGGGCGGTGGACTAATGGCATTTCAATATAAAGTGCGAAACTCAGATGGTACATTAGGCGATAGGAAGAAATTCGGATTCGAAGAAACTCCAGAAGAAAAAACGGATCGATTAGAAGCTACTAATGCCCAATTAGCGTATGAATCAGTTATGAAGGATTTAAGAATAGAAGAATTAAATAGTAATCAAGCAGATTTAACATATCAACTGATGATGAAAGGGGTTTTGTGAAATGGATTGGTTAAAAATGATTAATGGCTTTTACCCTAAATACTGGACGAAGGAAATGGTTGGCGATGCTGTAGAGGCTGGAAAGATAACAGCAGAACAGTATAAAGAGATTACAGGTGATAAATATTCGCCAACGAAAATGCAAGCATAAGCTTAGCGTTATTTTTTATGCTGTGAGAGTAAACGAGATAACAGTACTTGGTTCTGTTTCTCGATACATCTCATAGCTTTTTATTTTACTTGAATAGCAAAGGAATGTGATGGAATGGATGTAACTGCAGTAAATGAAATCGCTACAAGCCAAGCAGTTTGGGCAATAGCTTGTTTAATTATAGCGTTTGGGGCATTTCGCTATTTAATAAGCAAAAATGATAATTTGATGGACCGAGCGGAAGAACGGGAAAATAAATTAATGGATCACTTGGAACGATCTAATGAATCGCAGGAAAGAACAGCAATCGCCCTTGAAGGCATGAATCGATCGTTGAATATATTGGAAGGTCGTGTCGATCGTATTGAAAAACATTCGCTGCAAAATAAAAACGATGAAAAGGATGATGAATAATGGATTTAACAAACATTTTTATGATTGCAATCATAATGGTGGCTATCGTGCTAGCTGTAGCAGAAGTACTGAAAAAGACATTTAAAATTAATACACAATACATGCCAATCACATCGGTAGTGATTGGTATTTTTATTGGCTTAGTTTGTTGGCCGTTATCTGAGTATCCACCA
Proteins encoded in this region:
- a CDS encoding holin, giving the protein MDLTNIFMIAIIMVAIVLAVAEVLKKTFKINTQYMPITSVVIGIFIGLVCWPLSEYPPYAMLMSGFVAGLTASGTFDLLKAAKKEGQQ
- a CDS encoding XkdX family protein, which translates into the protein MDWLKMINGFYPKYWTKEMVGDAVEAGKITAEQYKEITGDKYSPTKMQA